One genomic region from Podarcis raffonei isolate rPodRaf1 chromosome Z, rPodRaf1.pri, whole genome shotgun sequence encodes:
- the MAGT1 gene encoding magnesium transporter protein 1, whose product MAAFLRVLALAFLAVLAGSGVGGQKKKEMVLSEKVNQLMEWASKRSVIRLNGDKFRRLIKAPPRNYSVIVMFTALQPHRQCVVCKQADEEYQILANSWRYSSAFTNRIFFAMVDFDEGSDVFQMLNMNSAPTFINFPAKGKPKKGDTYELQVRGFAAEQLARWVADRTDVNIRVIRPPNYAGPLMLGLLLAVIGGLVYLRRSNLDFLYNKTGWAFAALCFVLAMTSGQMWNHIRGPPYAHKNPHTGQVSYIHGSSQAQFVAETHIVLLFNAGVTLGMVLLHEAATSDLEVMKRKIMCMAGIGLVVLFFSWLLSIFRSKYHGYPYSFLMS is encoded by the exons ATGGCGGCGTTTCTGAgggttctggctctggctttcttggCCGTGCTGGCCGGCTCCGGCGTCggagggcagaagaagaaggag ATGGTTCTTTCAGAAAAAGTGAACCAGCTGATGGAATGGGCTAGCAAACGGTCGGTAATTCGACTGAACGGTGATAAATTTCGTCGTCTTATAAAGGCACCACCAAGAAACTACTCTGTGATTGTTATGTTCACTGCGCTTCAGCCTCACAGACAATGTGTTGTGTGCAA GCAAGCTGATGAAGAATATCAGATTCTGGCAAACTCATGGCGGTACTCAAGTGCATTCACAAACAGGATCTTTTTTGCCATGGTTGATTTCGATGAAGGCTCTGATGTATTTCAAATG CTCAACATGAACTCTGCTCCAACCTTCATTAATTTCCCAGCAAAAGGGAAACCGAAAAAAGGTGACACATACGAACTGCAAGTACGAGGTTTTGCTGCTGAACAGCTAGCCCGTTGGGTTGCTGATAGAACTGATGTCAAT ATCCGTGTGATAAGGCCTCCAAACTATGCTGGGCCCTTGATGTTGGGGCTGCTCCTCGCTGTTATCGGTGGCCTTGTGTACTTAAGAAGAAGCAACCTGGATTTTCTGTATAACAAGACAGGCTGGGCTTTTGCTGCTTTG TGTTTCGTTCTGGCAATGACATCAGGGCAAATGTGGAATCACATCAGAGGGCCACCATATGCTCATAAGAATCCCCATACAGGTCAAGTG AGCTATATCCATGGGAGCAGTCAAGCTCAATTTGTTGCTGAAACACACATTGTTCTGTTGTTTA ATGCTGGTGTTACTCTTGGGATGGTGCTCCTGCATGAAGCTGCAACTTCTGACCTGGAGGTAATGAAGAGAAAAA TAATGTGTATGGCTGGCATCGGTTTGGTGGTCTTGTTCTTCAGTTGGCTGCTGTCAATATTTCGATCTAAGTACCATGGCTATCCATACAG cttcctAATGAGCTAA
- the LOC128406416 gene encoding uncharacterized protein LOC128406416, with translation MAGDSAALAYGELFCERAAEEPKARWDIKDNDLWSEVVAPNFQKRAFGEKSGKPPSKVQRVAMSTCWEFNNGLCSRDQCRFDHACERCGGPHSWTVFGLSPLFAVFEKQDWGVEPRCQGRLWSLYLRSLASQGYLPKMRFFSALAPTPVHLSAMLPLLQAYPNRTAANYLEAGFQYGFHIPVSSSPVSRTPPNQKSMERFCELASEAAQTSDAFPDNLWEIGSEK, from the exons ATGGCAGGGGACTCTGCAGCTTTAGCATATGGTGAGCTGTTCTGCGAGAGGGCGGCTGAAGAACCCAAGGCGCGTTGGGACATCAAGGACAATGATCTTTGGTCCGAAGTAGTGGCCCCAAACTTCCAAAAAAGGGCTTTTGGGGAGAAGTCAGGCAAACCCCCCTCCAAAGTGCAAAGGGTGGCTATGTCAACTTGTTGGGAGTTTAATAATGGGTTGTGCAGCAGGGACCAATGCCGTTTTGACCATGCTTGCGAGCGCTGCGGTGGTCCTCACTCATGGACTGTTTTCGGGCTAAGCCCCCTTTTTGCAGTTTTCGAAAAACAGGATTGGGGAGTAGAGCCAAGATGCCAAGGGAGACTCTGGAGCCTCTACCTCCGGAGCCTAGCAAGCCAAGGCTACCTCCCAAAAATGAGGTTTTTTTCCGCCCTAGCCCCAACCCCTGTCCACCTCTCCGCGATGTTACCATTGTTACAAGCTTATCCCAACAGGACCGCAGCCAACTACTTGGAGGCAGGGTTCCAATATGGCTTCCACATCCCTGTCTCCAGTTCACCGGTATCCAGAACCCCTCCCAATcaaaagtca ATGGAGCGTTTCTGCGAGCTGGCGTCAGAGGCAGCCCAGACTTCAGACGCCTTCCCAGACAATCTGTGGGAGATTGGAAGCGAGAAGTAA